From the Caldisericota bacterium genome, the window TCTTGTCTTACTTTCCCAGCTGATTGTTCCACCCAAAGCTTCTACTATTGCTCTAATTGGTACAACTGTCCTTTCCCATTTAGGTATAATAACGGGCTTTGTGCCTCTACCAATGTCTATTTCCTTGGAAACACCATTTACGGTCATTTTCGGATTGTCTGGCCAAAGTTTGATGATTGTTTTTTCCTTCTGGTTCAGGATATAAAGGCTGCCTGATTCGGTTGCCACATACAGTGCCCCGCTTTTTTTATATTGAAAATCAGGGGTAAAGTATACTTTGTACACGTATCTGTTATCTTTATTTCCCGTGATATTGCTCCAGTTATTGCCAGAATCGGTGCTGAGATATACGCCATCCCAGGAACCTGCAAATATGATGTGGTCTGCCGAAAAATTAGGAGAGAGCTGTGCCCCGTCTACCCACATGTAGTTTTTTAAAAGTGCATCAGATATGTTTGTAAAATTCAGCCCACCGTTTTTTGAAATAAAGATTCCCGATCCTGTCGTTCCTACGAGAAGAGTGTGGTCGGAGGTGTAGTTGCTTGACAGGGATATATCGGAGATGCTGTATGGTGGGATATCCCTGTCTCCGATTTTGCCCCAGCTTTCGCCGGAGTTTGTGGATTTGTACAGGCCTCCCCCGTTTGTTCCGATGAAGATTGTGTCTCCGCTTCCTGCTATGCTTATTATATTCATATCAAAAGGTAAAATGCCATTATTTGATTGGGTGAAGAAACTATCCTGGATCTTTGCAGTAAAAATCCCATTGTTTCCTGTCCCTACAATGAGCGTCCTGCTATCTGTGTAGAAAAGGGCAGAGATGTACTGTGTCGGTAGTACATTTAGTTTTTGAAAGATCTTTCCATTATCTTCTGATATAAATAATCCGTCTCCTTCTGTTCCTACATATACTGTTTGTGTTTCTGTGAAGTTATTTGTCGTACAGATACTTGTAATGCTGTAGTGAGATGTGAAGGACGGGACATAGCTGAATGTTTTGCCAAAATCGGTTGATTCGTACAGGCCGTTGCGTTTTGTTCCTACGAATACGGTGCCATCTGTACTGTACGTGGAGGAGAATCCGACTGCAACGATAGATGTAGCCGTTATTCCATAGCTTGACTTTGTGAATGTTATCCCGGCATTAATTGAACGGAATATGCCTTTGCCTATTGTTCCTATGAATATTGTGTTGTCTGTTGTAAAATTGTTTGAAATTGTCATACATTTTATGGCAACGTCATCCAACTTCGATATTGTTTTCCACTCCCCGTTTTTTACCATGAGGCCTTTGTCAATTGTTGCAACAAAAATTTTACCATTTTCTATTGCGAAGTCATTTATTTTTATGCCACTGAGCTCGTGGGCAAAATCTCCTTTGTTTCCTATAAACATCCCATCGTAAAAGGTAGATGCGTATATCGTGCTGTTATGTACTAAAAGCTTTGAGATAGGGCTTTCTGTGATGTTTTTTGCTATTGCTTCCTTTTCTTTGCTTGACGGGTTTATTTTATAAATTGTCCCTTCCTCGCATCCTGTATAGATGTAATTTTGAGATACTGTGATAGTTGTTGCAGCGGGGTATATTTGCATTACCGTTTTCCAGTAGTCGTTATCTCTATTTCTTTGCATAAGGTTTCCATTGAATGAAAGCGCAAAAAGGTTTCCTTCCGAATCTTCTGCAATATCTATTATATAGCTTTCCTTCATACCTCGGTTAAATACCTGCCAGTATTTTCCTTTATTTTCAGAGATGTAAACGCCGTCCTTTGTACCTAAAATAATAGCGTTTTCCCGGAAAGTTTTGGATATAAAAACGATGTTTGCTCCTTCCGTGAAAGAAAATGGTAGTTTGTCCCACGTTTTTCCTGCGTCGCTTGAGGCAAAGATAGCAGCGTCCGTTGAGGCATACGCTGTTTTATCTGCACTGAAATTCCGGGAAAGGGCTATACTGTTTATGATGCCTCCGTTTATGTCTTTTGCGTTACCCCAGTTGAAATCTTCTCCTGCTCTTGCATACAGTGGAGTAAGCACTAAAACAATGAGTATAAAAAAGATCAGCAATTTTTTCATTTTGTATCTCCTATTTCTCCTCTAAACACGAATTTGGCTTCGCCCGTGAGGAAACTTTTCTTATTTTCGAATGTTACAAAGAGTTCGCCGCCTTTCATTTGCACTTTTATTCCGTTTTTTATGCTGAATAGATATTTTGCGACAAATGCAGATGCGACAGCTCCCGTGCCACAGGCAAGTGTTTCGTTCCAAACGCCTCTTTCAAAGGTTCTTACTTTGATGTCGTTTCCTTCTCTTTCTATAAAATCCACGTTAATTCCTTTCGGAAAAACTTCAAATTTATGTGCAATTGGCAGGGCTTCTCTCTCTATGTCTAATTGTTTTAAATTGCGGGTGAAAGCTACTGCATGTGGCTCTCCGGATGAGACTATATAAAAAGTTTTTTCGTTTATTTTTATATTTTCCATTATTTTGTTTTGCCCAGAAGCGATAAATTTTCTTATTGACTGCATCTCCCCCATATCTACAGTAAATAGGTTGTCTTTTTTTGAAACCTTTTTTATTCCGGATAATGTTTCGATAGTAACTTCTTCGTTCCCTTCTTTTAACAGATATGCTCCAACGCACCGTACTCCATTGCCGCACATATCTGCTTCTGTTCCATCTGGTTCACAGACGTGCATTTTGATATCGGCAATATTGCTTTCTTCAAGATAGAGAACGTCATCTGCTCCTATAGAAAAATGTATTTTGCAAAGTTCTTTTGCTACTGAAAGAGGATTTTTCAGAGGAAATTTTCTCCCGTCAATGATAATGAAATCATTTCCTGTACCGTGATATTTTTCAAATGTTATCATTTTTTCTTTCAATATGTCCTCCCAATTTCTTTATTTTCTCTTCTATTTTTTCATACCCCCTGTCGACGTGAGAAATGTCAAGTATTTTGCTTGTTCCTTTTGTTGCAAGCGCTGCCGTTATGAGAGCTGCTCCTCCTCGCAAATCCGTGGCTGCTACATTTGCACTGTTTAGCCGTTCTATTCCTGTTACTATGGCTGTATCGTGTTCTATTCGTATGGATGCTCCCATTTTTTGCAGTCCTTCTGTGGCTCTAAATCTGTTTTCAAATATGGTTTCTGTGATTATGCTTGTTCCTTTTGATACCGACATAAGAGACATTATTTGCGGCTGGGCATCAGTTGGAAAGCCGGGGAAGGGGAGCGTTTTTATATTTACGCTTTTGAACCTTCCATCTGCAAATAGATGTACTTCATTGTTGTTCGTTTCTATCTCTGCGCCCATTTCTTTTAATTTCATAATGACCGGCTCAAAATCTTGTGTTCTTACATCTTTGATTGTAATATTTCCACGGGTTATCGCTCCTATTATGAGATATGTGGCTGCTTCTATGCGGTCTGGGATGAGAGTAAAATTTACAGGGTGAAGCTTTTTTACGCCTTTAATATATATCACACCTGGCCTTTTGGTCTGGATATTTGCACCTGCTTTGTTCAGGAAATCTACAAGGTTTTCTATTTCAGGTTCTCTTGCCGTATTTTCTAATATTGTAGTGCCTTGGGCTTTTGTCGCTGCGATAATCAGATTTTCTGTGGCTCCAACACTTGGGAAATCGAGATATATAGATGTTCCTACAAGTTTTTTTGCTTTTGCGTGAAGATATCCTTTTTTCCAATTTACAGTAGCTCCCAATTTTTTTAGCCCTTTAAGATGCAGGTCTATCGGGCGAGCTCCAATGTTACATCCTCCCAGAGAGGGAAGCATTGCTTCTTTATTTCTTCCCATAAGTGCTCCCAACAGTGTTTGGGTACCTCTTAAGTTATGGTTCTTCTTATGGTCTATTTTTGATTTTATATTTTCGGTTGTGTCCATCGTAATCTCGTCTTTATTTTCTTCAATTTTAACGCCTAATCCTTTCAAGATATTGATGAAATTTATTACATCTACTACTCCCGGAACTTTTTTAATATGTGTTTTTCCGTCTATCAGCAGAGCTGCCGAAAGGATGGGGAATGTTGCGTTTTTTGCTCCAGAAATTTTTACGATACCGTTAAGGGGTCTGCCGCCTTTAATTTCAAAGTATTCCATATGTGTTCTCCTCTGTCAAAAAGTTTTTTACTATGGTTGCGATTCTTTTTCCGGATTTGCCATCTCCAAAAGGATTTTTTACA encodes:
- the dapF gene encoding diaminopimelate epimerase translates to MKEKMITFEKYHGTGNDFIIIDGRKFPLKNPLSVAKELCKIHFSIGADDVLYLEESNIADIKMHVCEPDGTEADMCGNGVRCVGAYLLKEGNEEVTIETLSGIKKVSKKDNLFTVDMGEMQSIRKFIASGQNKIMENIKINEKTFYIVSSGEPHAVAFTRNLKQLDIEREALPIAHKFEVFPKGINVDFIEREGNDIKVRTFERGVWNETLACGTGAVASAFVAKYLFSIKNGIKVQMKGGELFVTFENKKSFLTGEAKFVFRGEIGDTK
- a CDS encoding stalk domain-containing protein; the protein is MKKLLIFFILIVLVLTPLYARAGEDFNWGNAKDINGGIINSIALSRNFSADKTAYASTDAAIFASSDAGKTWDKLPFSFTEGANIVFISKTFRENAIILGTKDGVYISENKGKYWQVFNRGMKESYIIDIAEDSEGNLFALSFNGNLMQRNRDNDYWKTVMQIYPAATTITVSQNYIYTGCEEGTIYKINPSSKEKEAIAKNITESPISKLLVHNSTIYASTFYDGMFIGNKGDFAHELSGIKINDFAIENGKIFVATIDKGLMVKNGEWKTISKLDDVAIKCMTISNNFTTDNTIFIGTIGKGIFRSINAGITFTKSSYGITATSIVAVGFSSTYSTDGTVFVGTKRNGLYESTDFGKTFSYVPSFTSHYSITSICTTNNFTETQTVYVGTEGDGLFISEDNGKIFQKLNVLPTQYISALFYTDSRTLIVGTGNNGIFTAKIQDSFFTQSNNGILPFDMNIISIAGSGDTIFIGTNGGGLYKSTNSGESWGKIGDRDIPPYSISDISLSSNYTSDHTLLVGTTGSGIFISKNGGLNFTNISDALLKNYMWVDGAQLSPNFSADHIIFAGSWDGVYLSTDSGNNWSNITGNKDNRYVYKVYFTPDFQYKKSGALYVATESGSLYILNQKEKTIIKLWPDNPKMTVNGVSKEIDIGRGTKPVIIPKWERTVVPIRAIVEALGGTISWESKTRKVTINFETTTIELWIDNPKAKVNGAEVWIDTDNHDVKPIIVNDRTMLPLRFVAESLGCDVGWDNDTRTITITYGG
- the murA gene encoding UDP-N-acetylglucosamine 1-carboxyvinyltransferase, which gives rise to MEYFEIKGGRPLNGIVKISGAKNATFPILSAALLIDGKTHIKKVPGVVDVINFINILKGLGVKIEENKDEITMDTTENIKSKIDHKKNHNLRGTQTLLGALMGRNKEAMLPSLGGCNIGARPIDLHLKGLKKLGATVNWKKGYLHAKAKKLVGTSIYLDFPSVGATENLIIAATKAQGTTILENTAREPEIENLVDFLNKAGANIQTKRPGVIYIKGVKKLHPVNFTLIPDRIEAATYLIIGAITRGNITIKDVRTQDFEPVIMKLKEMGAEIETNNNEVHLFADGRFKSVNIKTLPFPGFPTDAQPQIMSLMSVSKGTSIITETIFENRFRATEGLQKMGASIRIEHDTAIVTGIERLNSANVAATDLRGGAALITAALATKGTSKILDISHVDRGYEKIEEKIKKLGGHIERKNDNI